A single Bufo bufo chromosome 6, aBufBuf1.1, whole genome shotgun sequence DNA region contains:
- the LOC121004749 gene encoding zinc finger protein 420-like isoform X1 encodes MPDKSVKHLYEWEYSEGHKDLKKNIMMETRKLLTSLDGSPERCSNLLSSQDFPDDEDDGLQSLHIIIKEEIKNEEEEIPVCIEQDEATRDMDREEHLEDSRSSSDSQLSFTLNCKIEDDDFMQYSHSVLQDTDLSDQDECVDSNVETIHCGSNGGKMFPCTECDKCFTQHAALIRHQRSHTGEKPFPCSECGKSFTRKSILVEHMRIHTGEKPFLCGECGRRFTQKSSFAVHQRIHAKEESFICSYCGKGFTERLNSYTKGEEISCFYCREKATQKPESVEHGVSKKPFTCSECGRCFTNKSKLNTHEKIHNGEKPYSCSECKKSFSRKSILVEHHRIHTGEKPFTCSKCWKSFTQRSGLVMHQKVHTYEKTISCLDCGKQFMQASNCQEEEPMSCPECQESGIDGDSLDEPLKYHTGLEGLNCEKSNGSMNHKVPAREESFHCSQCEKSFMYRSELMKHEIIHTGEKPFSCFDCGKRFNQKTNLLHHLTIHTGEKPFQCSDCSKSFRLKASFLAHQRVHSGEKPYSCPDCGKCFTQKSNLLRHKVLHKLTADNV; translated from the exons ACGGCTCCCCAGAGAGATGTTCTAATCTTCTTTCCTCCCAAGATTTTCCAGACGATGAG GATGATGGTCTTCAGAGTTTGCACATCATTATTAAAGAAGAGATTAAAAATGAAGAAGAAGAGATTCCTGTTTGCATTGAACAGGATGAAGCAACTAGAGATATGGATAGAG aagaacatctggaggACAGCAGGAGCTCCTCGGATAGCCAACTTTCTTTCACGTTGAACTGTAAGATAGAAGATGATGACTTCATGCAGTATTCCCATTCAGTCCTTCAGGACACGGATCTCTCTGATCAGGATGAATGTGTTGACAGTAACGTGGAGACTATACACTGTGGTAGCAATGGTGGTAAAATGTTTCCATGCACTGAATGTGATAAATGTTTTACCCAGCATGCAGCACTTATTAGGcaccagagaagtcacacaggggagaaaccctTTCCATGCTCTGAATGTGGTAAATCCTTTACACGCAAATCAATCCTTGTGGAGCATATGAGaattcatacaggggagaagccatttttgtGTGGTGAATGTGGTAGACGTTTTACGCAGAAGTCAAGTTTTGCTGTGCATCAGCGCATCCATGCAAAAGAGGAATCCTTTATTTGTTCCTATTGCGGGAAAGGTTTTACAGAGAGATTGAATAGTTACACAAAGGGGGAAGAGATCTCCTGCTTTTACTGCAGGGAGAAGGCTACACAGAAGCCAGAATCTGTAGAACATGGCGTAAGCAAGAAGCCATTCACGTGTTCTGAGTGTGGAAGGTGTTTTACTAACAAATCTAAACTTAACACCCATGAGAAAATTCACAACGGtgaaaagccgtattcatgttctgaGTGCAAAAAATCTTTTTCGCGCAAGTCTATTCTTGTGGAGCACCACAGgatccacacaggagagaagccgtttacATGCTCTAAATGTTGGAAGTCTTTTACCCAGAGGTCAGGACTTGTCATGCATCAAAAGGTACACACATATGAGAAGACCATTTCTTGTTTAGATTGTGGTAAACAATTTATGCAAGCATCAAACTGTCAAGAGGAGGAGCCAATGTCTTGTCCAGAGTGCCAAGAGTCTGGTATTGATGGGGATTCTCTTGATGAACCCCTAAAATATCACACAGGTTTGGAGGGCTTGAATTGTGAGAAGTCAAACGGTTCTATGAATCACAAGGTCCCAGCCCGTGAGGAATCCTTTCATTGTTCTCAATGTGAAAAGTCCTTTATGTACAGATCAGAGCTCATGAAGCATGAGATTAttcacacaggtgagaagccattttcatgttttgaTTGTGGCAAACGGTTTAACCAGAAAACCAACCTCCTTCATCATCTCACAATACACACTGGTGAAAAGCCCTTTCAATGTTCAGATTGCAGCAAAAGTTTCCGACTGAAAGCAAGTTTCCTAGCACATCAGAGAGTTCATTCAGGTGAGAAGCCCTACTCTTGTCCTGATTGTGGCAAGTGTTTTACACAGAAGTCAAATCTGCTTAGACACAAAGTTCTCCACAAGTTAACAGCTGATAATGTATAA
- the LOC121004749 gene encoding gastrula zinc finger protein XlCGF26.1-like isoform X2, whose protein sequence is MMETRKLLTSLDGSPERCSNLLSSQDFPDDEDDGLQSLHIIIKEEIKNEEEEIPVCIEQDEATRDMDREEHLEDSRSSSDSQLSFTLNCKIEDDDFMQYSHSVLQDTDLSDQDECVDSNVETIHCGSNGGKMFPCTECDKCFTQHAALIRHQRSHTGEKPFPCSECGKSFTRKSILVEHMRIHTGEKPFLCGECGRRFTQKSSFAVHQRIHAKEESFICSYCGKGFTERLNSYTKGEEISCFYCREKATQKPESVEHGVSKKPFTCSECGRCFTNKSKLNTHEKIHNGEKPYSCSECKKSFSRKSILVEHHRIHTGEKPFTCSKCWKSFTQRSGLVMHQKVHTYEKTISCLDCGKQFMQASNCQEEEPMSCPECQESGIDGDSLDEPLKYHTGLEGLNCEKSNGSMNHKVPAREESFHCSQCEKSFMYRSELMKHEIIHTGEKPFSCFDCGKRFNQKTNLLHHLTIHTGEKPFQCSDCSKSFRLKASFLAHQRVHSGEKPYSCPDCGKCFTQKSNLLRHKVLHKLTADNV, encoded by the exons ACGGCTCCCCAGAGAGATGTTCTAATCTTCTTTCCTCCCAAGATTTTCCAGACGATGAG GATGATGGTCTTCAGAGTTTGCACATCATTATTAAAGAAGAGATTAAAAATGAAGAAGAAGAGATTCCTGTTTGCATTGAACAGGATGAAGCAACTAGAGATATGGATAGAG aagaacatctggaggACAGCAGGAGCTCCTCGGATAGCCAACTTTCTTTCACGTTGAACTGTAAGATAGAAGATGATGACTTCATGCAGTATTCCCATTCAGTCCTTCAGGACACGGATCTCTCTGATCAGGATGAATGTGTTGACAGTAACGTGGAGACTATACACTGTGGTAGCAATGGTGGTAAAATGTTTCCATGCACTGAATGTGATAAATGTTTTACCCAGCATGCAGCACTTATTAGGcaccagagaagtcacacaggggagaaaccctTTCCATGCTCTGAATGTGGTAAATCCTTTACACGCAAATCAATCCTTGTGGAGCATATGAGaattcatacaggggagaagccatttttgtGTGGTGAATGTGGTAGACGTTTTACGCAGAAGTCAAGTTTTGCTGTGCATCAGCGCATCCATGCAAAAGAGGAATCCTTTATTTGTTCCTATTGCGGGAAAGGTTTTACAGAGAGATTGAATAGTTACACAAAGGGGGAAGAGATCTCCTGCTTTTACTGCAGGGAGAAGGCTACACAGAAGCCAGAATCTGTAGAACATGGCGTAAGCAAGAAGCCATTCACGTGTTCTGAGTGTGGAAGGTGTTTTACTAACAAATCTAAACTTAACACCCATGAGAAAATTCACAACGGtgaaaagccgtattcatgttctgaGTGCAAAAAATCTTTTTCGCGCAAGTCTATTCTTGTGGAGCACCACAGgatccacacaggagagaagccgtttacATGCTCTAAATGTTGGAAGTCTTTTACCCAGAGGTCAGGACTTGTCATGCATCAAAAGGTACACACATATGAGAAGACCATTTCTTGTTTAGATTGTGGTAAACAATTTATGCAAGCATCAAACTGTCAAGAGGAGGAGCCAATGTCTTGTCCAGAGTGCCAAGAGTCTGGTATTGATGGGGATTCTCTTGATGAACCCCTAAAATATCACACAGGTTTGGAGGGCTTGAATTGTGAGAAGTCAAACGGTTCTATGAATCACAAGGTCCCAGCCCGTGAGGAATCCTTTCATTGTTCTCAATGTGAAAAGTCCTTTATGTACAGATCAGAGCTCATGAAGCATGAGATTAttcacacaggtgagaagccattttcatgttttgaTTGTGGCAAACGGTTTAACCAGAAAACCAACCTCCTTCATCATCTCACAATACACACTGGTGAAAAGCCCTTTCAATGTTCAGATTGCAGCAAAAGTTTCCGACTGAAAGCAAGTTTCCTAGCACATCAGAGAGTTCATTCAGGTGAGAAGCCCTACTCTTGTCCTGATTGTGGCAAGTGTTTTACACAGAAGTCAAATCTGCTTAGACACAAAGTTCTCCACAAGTTAACAGCTGATAATGTATAA